One window from the genome of uncultured Tateyamaria sp. encodes:
- a CDS encoding efflux RND transporter permease subunit, with protein MTGIVDWAASRARMVVAFIFLSILAGALAYIVLPKEGEPDIEIPTLVISLPFPGISAADSETLLVQPMETELADLDGLDKMTATAAEGYANVVLEFEFGWDKTQVLADVRDAMDKAEADFPDGFEQYTVDEFNFSEFPIIIVNLTGPVPERTIARVAKDLQDDIEGLDAVLEASLVGNRDEMVEVVIDPLRLEAYNVTAGELITVVQNNNQLIAAGEVETAQGAFAVKIPSSFDEVRDIYDLPVKTNGDRVVTLGDLAQINLTFEDRVSTARFNGNDTVALQVVKRKGFNLIDTATEVKALVDEKASEWPEGLIAAVDVGTSNDQSREVASMVGQLEGSVLTAIALVMIVSLAFLGPRASLLVGFAIPTSFLLCFVLLAIMGISVSNIVMFGLILSVGMLVDGAIVVVEYADKRQQAGVGPMQSYVDAAKRMFWPVVSSTATTLCAFLPMLFWPGVPGEFMGMLPVTLIFVLSASLIVALVYLPVMGGVLGRFIQAMSRANTRIATMPILAHLGLFLVAGAMLAGLAGIPFLLERAGGAFAAMDQQEVWRSVLPTFVDVFMFGIGMLFLAAFAFAGAIMAVLSVSALFVRFGLGVNWGLRRVFGARNRKVRAGYQRSGFGYVIQSIVGNPVMPLVMIGFVFVFVGTTLIYFINNNRGVEFFVETEPEQAIVYVLARGNMSLEEKDTLLGQAEDIVLAHPGIRSAFAFAGAGGLNANTGGAQNPRDTIGQIQLETIPWEERPDAAEPWFTLPFVNYTVMREVKAEDFDGDTVLDELSADLAQIPGIRTEVLPLAQGPASAKPVHLRIRGDNWQDLLASAGMARARFEATPGLTRIEDTRPLPGIDWQIDVDVEKAGRYGADVATVGAMVQLVTRGLLLDTMRVDTSDEEIEIRVRLPEKDRVLSTLDSLKVRTADGLVPLANFITRTPVAELAQISRVDQKRYFDVKADVLDGLQKVVRTVDQDGTEVEQTVATVRPSADALLSANGQGYAVFNLAPEGRGVDLQAGVDAGELRLIPVNANERIAELTKWVDTAPFPVGIDSEWTGDQEDQAESGAFLGQAFMGALGLMFIILLAQFNSIYNALLVLGAVVLSTAGVLIGMLVMGQAFSIIMTGTGIVALAGIVVNNNIVLIDTYQEYEKYMPRIEAIIRTAQDRIRPVLLTTITTMAGLAPMMFGLSLDFGNGGYTVDSPTALWWKQLATAVVFGLGIATVLTLMVTPSLLALRVWVVTYAGWASQLLAKLSMGRASRAARDWALARDCRTVGNHELVWDFGDEPSHGDPVRPQPPLTAAPLKAAE; from the coding sequence ATGACCGGTATCGTTGACTGGGCCGCGTCCCGTGCGCGGATGGTGGTGGCCTTTATCTTCCTGTCCATCTTGGCAGGCGCGCTGGCCTATATCGTGCTGCCCAAGGAGGGTGAGCCCGACATCGAGATCCCGACGCTGGTGATTTCGCTGCCCTTCCCGGGCATTTCCGCCGCGGATTCCGAAACCTTGCTGGTTCAACCGATGGAAACCGAGCTGGCGGACCTGGACGGCCTGGACAAGATGACCGCCACGGCTGCCGAAGGCTATGCCAATGTCGTGCTGGAATTCGAGTTCGGCTGGGACAAGACGCAAGTGCTGGCCGATGTGCGTGATGCCATGGACAAGGCCGAGGCCGATTTTCCGGATGGGTTTGAACAGTACACGGTGGATGAATTCAACTTTTCCGAATTCCCCATCATCATCGTCAACCTGACCGGTCCCGTCCCCGAACGCACCATCGCGCGCGTTGCCAAGGACCTGCAGGACGACATCGAGGGCCTGGACGCCGTTCTGGAAGCCAGCCTTGTGGGCAACCGGGACGAGATGGTCGAGGTCGTCATCGATCCGTTGCGCCTGGAAGCCTACAATGTCACCGCAGGCGAATTGATCACCGTGGTGCAGAACAACAACCAGTTGATTGCCGCCGGCGAGGTGGAGACGGCGCAAGGGGCCTTTGCCGTCAAGATCCCGTCGTCCTTTGACGAGGTGCGCGACATCTATGACCTGCCGGTCAAGACCAATGGTGACCGGGTTGTCACGTTGGGCGATCTGGCGCAGATCAACCTGACCTTTGAGGATCGCGTGTCGACTGCGCGGTTCAATGGCAACGACACGGTTGCGTTGCAGGTGGTCAAGCGCAAGGGATTCAACCTGATCGACACCGCCACGGAAGTGAAGGCGCTGGTGGACGAGAAGGCCAGCGAATGGCCCGAGGGTCTGATCGCCGCCGTGGACGTGGGCACATCGAACGACCAAAGCCGCGAAGTGGCCTCGATGGTGGGCCAGCTTGAGGGCTCCGTTCTGACGGCGATTGCGCTGGTGATGATTGTGTCGCTGGCCTTTCTCGGGCCGCGGGCGTCCTTGCTTGTGGGCTTTGCCATCCCGACATCGTTCCTGCTGTGTTTCGTGTTGCTGGCGATCATGGGCATTTCGGTTTCGAACATCGTGATGTTCGGCCTGATCCTGTCGGTCGGTATGCTGGTCGACGGGGCCATTGTGGTGGTCGAATATGCCGACAAGCGCCAGCAGGCCGGTGTGGGGCCGATGCAGTCCTATGTCGACGCCGCCAAGCGGATGTTCTGGCCCGTGGTGTCGTCCACGGCGACAACGCTGTGTGCGTTCCTGCCGATGCTGTTCTGGCCCGGCGTGCCCGGCGAATTCATGGGCATGCTGCCCGTCACGTTGATCTTTGTTCTGTCTGCGTCGCTGATCGTTGCGCTGGTGTACCTGCCCGTGATGGGGGGTGTGCTGGGGCGCTTTATCCAGGCGATGAGCCGCGCCAACACCCGTATCGCGACGATGCCGATCCTGGCGCATCTGGGTTTGTTCCTTGTGGCCGGTGCGATGCTGGCCGGTTTGGCAGGCATTCCGTTCCTGTTGGAGCGCGCCGGGGGCGCATTTGCGGCCATGGACCAGCAAGAGGTCTGGCGGTCCGTGCTGCCGACCTTTGTCGATGTGTTCATGTTCGGCATTGGCATGCTGTTTCTGGCCGCCTTCGCCTTTGCCGGGGCCATCATGGCGGTGCTGTCGGTCAGCGCGCTGTTCGTGCGCTTTGGCCTTGGCGTGAACTGGGGGCTGCGCCGGGTGTTTGGTGCCCGCAACCGCAAGGTGCGCGCGGGCTATCAGCGGTCGGGCTTTGGCTATGTGATCCAGTCCATTGTCGGCAATCCGGTCATGCCGCTGGTGATGATCGGCTTTGTGTTCGTGTTTGTGGGCACGACCCTGATCTATTTCATCAACAACAACCGCGGCGTCGAGTTCTTTGTCGAGACCGAACCCGAGCAGGCCATCGTCTATGTGCTGGCCCGTGGAAACATGTCGCTGGAAGAAAAGGACACGCTGCTGGGCCAGGCCGAGGACATCGTGCTGGCCCATCCCGGCATTCGCAGCGCCTTTGCCTTTGCCGGCGCGGGTGGTCTGAACGCCAATACCGGCGGGGCGCAGAACCCACGCGACACCATCGGTCAGATCCAGCTGGAAACCATTCCGTGGGAAGAGCGTCCCGATGCTGCCGAGCCGTGGTTCACCCTTCCATTCGTGAACTATACCGTGATGCGCGAGGTGAAGGCAGAGGACTTTGACGGCGACACCGTTCTGGACGAGCTGTCCGCCGATCTGGCCCAGATCCCCGGCATCCGCACCGAGGTGCTGCCGCTGGCGCAGGGCCCGGCCTCGGCCAAGCCGGTGCATTTGCGCATCAGGGGCGACAATTGGCAGGACCTGTTGGCATCGGCCGGGATGGCCCGCGCCCGGTTCGAGGCGACCCCCGGTCTGACCCGGATCGAGGACACCCGCCCCCTGCCCGGCATTGACTGGCAGATCGACGTGGATGTCGAGAAGGCGGGCCGCTACGGTGCGGACGTCGCAACCGTGGGCGCGATGGTGCAACTTGTCACCCGTGGCCTGCTGCTGGACACGATGCGTGTGGACACATCGGACGAGGAAATCGAGATCCGCGTACGCCTGCCCGAGAAGGATCGCGTGCTGTCCACGCTTGACAGCCTCAAGGTGCGCACCGCGGACGGGCTGGTCCCACTGGCCAACTTCATCACCCGGACCCCCGTGGCTGAACTGGCGCAGATCAGCCGCGTGGATCAGAAACGGTATTTTGACGTCAAGGCGGATGTTCTGGACGGTCTGCAAAAGGTTGTCCGGACCGTCGATCAGGACGGCACCGAGGTCGAACAGACCGTCGCGACCGTGCGGCCCTCTGCCGATGCGCTGCTGTCGGCCAATGGGCAGGGCTATGCGGTGTTCAACCTGGCCCCCGAAGGACGCGGTGTTGATTTGCAAGCGGGTGTGGATGCGGGCGAATTGCGCCTGATCCCGGTCAATGCCAACGAACGGATTGCCGAGTTGACCAAGTGGGTCGACACGGCCCCCTTCCCTGTCGGTATCGACAGCGAGTGGACGGGCGATCAGGAGGATCAGGCGGAATCCGGCGCCTTCCTTGGACAGGCGTTCATGGGTGCGCTGGGGCTGATGTTCATCATCCTGCTGGCGCAGTTCAATTCGATCTACAACGCGCTTCTGGTTCTGGGTGCCGTGGTTCTGTCCACTGCGGGCGTGCTGATCGGCATGCTGGTCATGGGCCAGGCGTTTTCGATCATCATGACCGGCACCGGTATCGTGGCGCTTGCGGGCATCGTGGTGAACAACAACATCGTGCTGATCGACACCTATCAGGAATACGAAAAGTACATGCCGCGGATCGAGGCGATCATCCGCACGGCACAGGATCGTATCCGTCCCGTGCTATTGACCACGATCACGACGATGGCAGGTCTGGCACCGATGATGTTTGGCCTTTCACTGGACTTTGGAAATGGTGGATATACCGTCGACAGCCCCACCGCCCTGTGGTGGAAACAGTTGGCGACGGCGGTGGTTTTTGGCCTGGGCATCGCAACCGTCCTGACGCTGATGGTGACGCCATCTTTGCTGGCGTTGCGCGTCTGGGTCGTGACCTATGCGGGCTGGGCCAGCCAATTGCTGGCGAAACTGTCGATGGGGCGCGCCAGCCGCGCGGCCAGGGACTGGGCACTGGCCCGCGACTGCCGCACCGTCGGCAATCATGAACTGGTTTGGGATTTCGGCGATGAGCCCAGCCACGGCGACCCCGTTCGGCCACAACCACCGCTCACGGCTGCGCCTCTCAAGGCGGCGGAGTAG
- a CDS encoding metallophosphoesterase produces MTRRGFLKGLLGTILAGLFASLYTFFIEPALRLQVKRWHLTPEVWPSGRKLRIAAISDLHVGEPYVGLSRVRQVVRRANALGADMIVLLGDYAAGHHFITKDVKIEDVAPVLADLKAPLGVFAILGNHDWWDDLSAQRRGGGPNLYADALERVGIPCLSNHAVKTGGVWVAGLEDQLALRGPTGQWVGLDDLPGTLAQVTDDDPVILLAHEPDIFVDVPSRVAVTLSGHTHGGQVRLFGWSPVVPSRYGNRFAYGHVEEDGRHLVVSGGIGCSILPVRLGSVPEITVIEIG; encoded by the coding sequence TTGACACGACGTGGATTTCTGAAGGGCCTGCTGGGAACGATCTTGGCAGGCCTTTTTGCATCGCTTTACACCTTTTTCATCGAACCTGCGCTGCGTCTGCAGGTCAAACGGTGGCACCTTACACCCGAGGTATGGCCAAGCGGACGAAAACTGCGGATCGCGGCAATTTCCGATCTGCATGTCGGCGAGCCGTATGTGGGCCTGTCCCGCGTGCGGCAGGTTGTGCGGCGCGCAAATGCGCTTGGCGCAGACATGATCGTTCTGCTCGGGGACTATGCCGCCGGACATCACTTCATAACAAAAGACGTGAAAATTGAAGATGTTGCGCCGGTTCTGGCTGACCTGAAAGCGCCGCTTGGGGTCTTTGCCATCCTTGGAAATCATGACTGGTGGGATGACTTGTCAGCCCAACGGCGTGGCGGCGGTCCAAACCTCTATGCCGACGCATTGGAACGTGTGGGCATTCCGTGCCTGTCCAATCATGCGGTCAAGACAGGTGGGGTCTGGGTGGCCGGGCTCGAGGATCAGCTCGCCCTGCGTGGACCAACAGGCCAATGGGTGGGGTTGGACGATTTGCCGGGTACGCTTGCGCAGGTGACGGATGATGACCCTGTCATCCTTTTGGCGCACGAACCCGATATATTCGTCGATGTCCCGTCGCGCGTCGCCGTGACGTTGTCAGGTCACACACATGGCGGGCAAGTGCGCCTGTTTGGCTGGTCGCCCGTTGTACCGTCAAGATACGGCAACAGGTTTGCCTATGGCCATGTCGAAGAGGATGGCCGCCATCTTGTTGTGTCGGGCGGGATCGGATGCTCGATTTTGCCGGTCCGGCTGGGGTCCGTTCCCGAAATCACGGTGATCGAGATTGGATAG
- a CDS encoding efflux RND transporter periplasmic adaptor subunit has translation MRIVSLILAIAVGAGLYFWVIEREQTLAFLAGDTEAPETETARTGAQTDGTDASQDAAPASDTSDLIKVVARKSIAREIDNAVVLRGQTEAARQVEVRAETSSTVISPPLRKGAFVEAGQLMCQLDPGTRASALTEARARLAEAIASKTEAESRVPEAESRVIEAQARIDEAQVNQNAARRLSEGGFAAETRVKNAEASLAAAEASLEGAKASVIAARAGLQSADATIESAAASIATAEKEMERLDIRAPFAGILESDTAELGTLLQPGSLCATVIQLNPIKLVAFAPETEVARVEVGAMAGARLAADDNEVRGRVTFLSRAADETTRTFRVEIEVPNDDLRIRDGQTAEIAISAAGAKAHLLPASALTLNENGVLGLRVVDDAGVVAFAPARVVRDTAQGIWLTDLPEEINVIVVGQEFVTAGVTVAPTFQEQTQ, from the coding sequence ATGCGGATTGTGTCGTTGATCTTGGCCATAGCAGTTGGCGCAGGGTTGTATTTTTGGGTCATTGAGCGGGAACAGACGCTGGCCTTTCTGGCCGGAGACACCGAAGCACCTGAAACCGAAACGGCAAGGACAGGCGCGCAGACCGACGGTACCGACGCATCGCAGGATGCCGCGCCCGCCTCCGACACCTCTGATCTGATCAAGGTCGTGGCCCGCAAATCCATTGCGCGCGAGATCGACAATGCGGTGGTCCTGCGTGGCCAGACCGAGGCGGCCCGACAGGTTGAAGTGCGGGCCGAGACGTCTTCGACGGTCATTTCCCCGCCGCTCCGCAAGGGCGCCTTTGTCGAAGCGGGCCAGTTGATGTGCCAGCTTGATCCCGGCACCCGCGCCTCGGCCCTGACCGAGGCCCGCGCCCGCCTGGCCGAAGCCATCGCCAGCAAGACCGAAGCCGAAAGCCGGGTGCCCGAGGCCGAAAGCCGCGTCATCGAGGCACAGGCGCGCATTGACGAGGCGCAGGTCAACCAGAACGCCGCCCGCCGCCTGAGCGAAGGCGGATTTGCCGCTGAAACGCGGGTCAAGAACGCAGAGGCGTCCCTGGCCGCAGCCGAGGCATCGCTGGAAGGCGCAAAGGCCAGCGTGATCGCGGCCCGTGCGGGTTTGCAAAGCGCCGATGCGACCATCGAAAGCGCGGCGGCCTCGATCGCGACGGCAGAAAAGGAGATGGAGCGGTTGGACATCCGCGCGCCCTTTGCCGGCATTCTGGAGAGCGACACGGCCGAATTGGGCACGTTGCTGCAGCCCGGATCGCTGTGCGCCACCGTGATCCAGCTGAACCCCATCAAACTTGTGGCCTTTGCGCCCGAAACCGAAGTTGCCCGTGTCGAGGTTGGGGCCATGGCAGGCGCCCGGCTGGCCGCGGATGACAACGAAGTGCGCGGTCGGGTCACATTCTTGAGCCGCGCGGCGGATGAAACCACACGGACATTCCGGGTCGAGATCGAGGTGCCCAACGACGATCTGCGCATCCGGGACGGCCAGACCGCCGAAATCGCCATCTCTGCCGCAGGCGCCAAGGCGCATTTGCTGCCCGCGTCGGCCCTGACCCTGAACGAAAACGGGGTGCTGGGCCTGCGTGTCGTCGATGATGCCGGTGTGGTGGCCTTTGCCCCGGCCAGGGTGGTGCGCGACACTGCGCAGGGCATCTGGCTGACGGACCTGCCCGAAGAGATCAACGTGATTGTGGTGGGGCAGGAATTCGTGACCGCCGGTGTGACGGTCGCGCCCACATTCCAGGAGCAAACCCAATGA
- a CDS encoding TIGR00730 family Rossman fold protein, producing MSTLSVCVYCGSRPGALPAYAAEAEALGAGIASRGWRLVYGAGDVGLMGSAARAAQAGGGDTFGVIPRHLVDWEVGKTDLTRYVVTETMHERKKVMFMNCDAVVVMPGGAGSLDELFEVLTWRQLGLHEKPVILMNVAGYWDPLVALLDHVVRNGFADASLLDYFTAVSDAGAALAKLE from the coding sequence ATGTCCACATTGTCCGTCTGTGTTTATTGCGGGTCGCGCCCCGGTGCCCTGCCCGCATACGCGGCCGAAGCAGAGGCCCTGGGGGCGGGCATCGCGTCCAGGGGCTGGCGTCTGGTCTATGGGGCGGGCGACGTGGGTCTGATGGGGTCCGCGGCGCGGGCCGCCCAGGCCGGGGGTGGCGACACGTTCGGCGTCATTCCACGCCACCTGGTGGATTGGGAAGTCGGCAAGACCGACCTTACCCGCTATGTCGTGACCGAGACCATGCATGAGCGCAAGAAGGTCATGTTCATGAATTGCGACGCGGTTGTGGTGATGCCCGGCGGCGCGGGTTCACTGGATGAGCTGTTCGAAGTGCTGACCTGGCGCCAGCTGGGTCTTCATGAGAAACCGGTGATACTGATGAATGTCGCGGGGTATTGGGACCCGCTGGTCGCACTGCTAGACCATGTGGTTCGCAACGGGTTCGCCGATGCATCGTTGCTGGATTACTTTACCGCTGTTTCAGATGCAGGCGCTGCGCTTGCGAAGCTGGAATAG
- a CDS encoding LysM peptidoglycan-binding domain-containing protein: protein MSKWAAFAGSNGALAGSAAVVAAAAVGIGLFLNANRGDDTTRAQPAAVEAPQVVDATPEAGTTPAPQPQAALPLDPPSIDEVRVEADGLTVIAGRAAPGSKVAVFLDGAENTETTVDDGGSFAAITILPPSPNARVLTLVQRVGMDEIASVDEVILAPQAQPAPALQDELESVADAPQAQPAPALQDEPESVADAPAIAETAPVVAAPEDDTVVATAPAPAARPETPQPEAVPVEPDAPQVTQAPETPAIPDPEPDVPVITEATPSPDIVEEVATAAAPTDPEAPAVVAEAPLPDPVDAPVVTAQVDPEQQVTVLRSTQDGVEVLGNTPPEALDNIALDSISYSDTGDVELAGRAQPQADTVRVYVNNTPIADIDVSDDGKWKGELPRIDTGTYTLRVDELDDTGTVTSRVETPFRREDPEVLAQARDTDLPATQITVQTGNTLWAIARDRYGEGILYVQVFEANRDRIRNPDLIFPGQVFALPN from the coding sequence ATGTCGAAATGGGCGGCATTTGCCGGGTCGAACGGTGCCTTGGCGGGCAGCGCGGCTGTCGTTGCGGCGGCTGCAGTGGGCATCGGCCTGTTTCTGAATGCCAACCGCGGCGATGACACCACGCGCGCGCAACCCGCAGCGGTCGAAGCGCCTCAGGTGGTCGATGCCACGCCCGAGGCAGGAACCACGCCCGCACCGCAACCGCAGGCAGCCCTGCCGCTTGATCCGCCCTCGATCGACGAAGTGCGGGTCGAGGCAGACGGCCTGACCGTAATCGCCGGACGCGCGGCACCGGGCAGCAAGGTCGCGGTCTTCCTGGACGGCGCTGAAAACACCGAGACGACCGTGGACGACGGGGGCAGTTTTGCCGCCATCACCATTCTGCCACCCAGCCCGAACGCGCGGGTCCTGACACTTGTCCAGCGGGTCGGCATGGACGAGATCGCGTCGGTGGACGAGGTGATCCTCGCGCCGCAAGCGCAACCCGCACCCGCCTTGCAAGACGAACTGGAGAGTGTCGCCGACGCGCCGCAAGCGCAACCCGCACCTGCCTTGCAAGACGAACCGGAGAGTGTCGCAGACGCGCCGGCCATCGCCGAGACTGCGCCGGTCGTGGCTGCGCCCGAAGACGACACCGTCGTTGCCACAGCGCCCGCACCCGCCGCGCGCCCCGAGACACCACAGCCCGAAGCGGTGCCCGTCGAACCGGACGCGCCGCAAGTGACGCAAGCGCCGGAAACTCCCGCCATCCCGGACCCGGAGCCTGACGTACCGGTCATCACCGAGGCGACGCCAAGCCCCGACATTGTCGAGGAGGTGGCCACCGCCGCAGCGCCCACGGACCCGGAAGCGCCCGCGGTGGTCGCCGAGGCGCCCCTGCCTGATCCGGTGGATGCCCCGGTTGTCACGGCCCAGGTTGACCCGGAACAACAGGTGACGGTGCTCAGATCGACCCAGGACGGGGTCGAAGTGCTGGGCAACACGCCGCCCGAGGCGCTCGACAACATCGCGCTGGACAGCATCAGCTATTCCGACACCGGCGACGTGGAACTGGCGGGCCGCGCCCAGCCGCAGGCCGACACGGTTCGGGTCTATGTCAACAACACGCCCATTGCCGATATTGACGTCAGCGACGATGGCAAGTGGAAGGGCGAACTGCCCCGGATCGACACCGGCACCTACACGTTGCGCGTTGACGAGCTGGACGACACAGGCACCGTGACCAGCCGGGTCGAAACCCCGTTCCGCCGCGAAGACCCCGAGGTGCTGGCACAGGCCAGGGACACGGATCTGCCCGCCACGCAGATCACGGTTCAGACAGGCAACACGCTCTGGGCCATCGCCCGCGACCGCTATGGCGAGGGGATTCTGTATGTGCAGGTGTTCGAGGCCAATCGCGATCGTATCCGCAACCCGGACCTGATTTTCCCGGGCCAGGTCTTTGCGCTGCCCAATTAA
- a CDS encoding ABC transporter ATP-binding protein/permease, with amino-acid sequence MPADTSAQDAEQATPAGNSPDPVAESERRSGLRTVRKVAPYLWPDDKPWVKQRVVLAMLALLLSKLVSVYTPILYRDAVNVLSGEGVSDLALGAVGLTVAYGFARLMNVGFQQLRDAIFAKVAQRALRMLALETFEHIHRLSMRYHITRKTGGLSRIIERGVKGVEFLLRFLLFSIGPLILELLLIGIVLTIMFDIWYLVVVAGTIGLYVWFTFAVTEWRVKLRKVMNDQDTDANQKAIDSLLNFETVKYFGAEAREAGRYDKAMEGYEAAALKTSYSLAFLNFGQSVIITGGLVGVMVMAAIGVQNGTLTVGDFVMVNAYMIQITMPLNFLGTVYREIRQALVDMGEMFDLLEQPAEVKDAPGAQPLKVSGGRIELDDVHFGYDPARPILKGVSVVAEPGQQVAIVGSTGSGKSTIGRLLFRFYDVGGGALRIDGQDVRDVTQDSLHAAIGVVPQDTVLFNDTIRYNIAYGRDNASHADIEAAARAAQIHDFIQALPEGYDTAVGERGLKLSGGEKQRVGIARTLLKNPPILLLDEATSALDTETEQEIKDALNAAGQGRTVLTIAHRLSTIAEADRIIVLEQGQIVETGTHDELLAADGRYAQLWHRQQADEAP; translated from the coding sequence ATGCCAGCAGACACATCGGCCCAGGATGCCGAACAGGCCACGCCAGCCGGAAATTCCCCAGACCCTGTCGCCGAGTCCGAGCGCCGGTCGGGTCTGCGCACCGTGCGCAAGGTCGCGCCCTACCTGTGGCCAGATGACAAGCCGTGGGTCAAGCAACGCGTCGTACTGGCGATGCTGGCGCTTCTCCTGTCGAAACTGGTGTCGGTCTATACCCCGATCCTGTACCGCGATGCGGTAAACGTGCTGTCGGGCGAAGGCGTGTCGGATCTGGCCCTCGGGGCCGTCGGCCTGACCGTGGCCTATGGGTTTGCGCGGCTGATGAATGTGGGCTTTCAGCAGCTGCGGGATGCCATCTTTGCCAAGGTCGCACAGCGCGCCCTGCGCATGCTGGCGCTTGAGACATTCGAACACATCCACCGCCTGTCCATGCGGTATCACATCACGCGCAAGACCGGCGGGCTCAGCCGGATCATCGAACGGGGGGTGAAAGGGGTCGAGTTCCTCTTGCGCTTCCTGCTGTTCTCCATCGGGCCGCTTATCCTGGAACTGCTTCTGATCGGGATCGTCCTGACCATCATGTTCGACATCTGGTACCTTGTGGTCGTGGCAGGCACCATCGGGCTCTATGTCTGGTTCACCTTTGCCGTGACCGAATGGCGGGTGAAGCTGCGCAAGGTGATGAACGATCAGGACACCGACGCCAACCAAAAGGCGATCGACAGCCTGCTGAACTTTGAAACGGTCAAGTATTTCGGAGCCGAGGCGCGCGAGGCGGGCCGTTACGACAAGGCGATGGAAGGCTATGAGGCCGCAGCGCTCAAGACCAGCTATTCGTTGGCGTTCCTGAATTTCGGCCAGTCGGTGATCATCACTGGCGGGCTGGTCGGCGTCATGGTGATGGCCGCCATAGGGGTGCAGAACGGCACGCTGACAGTGGGCGATTTCGTGATGGTCAACGCCTATATGATCCAGATCACCATGCCGCTGAACTTCCTGGGCACGGTCTACCGCGAAATCCGCCAGGCGCTGGTCGACATGGGCGAGATGTTCGACCTGCTCGAACAACCGGCCGAGGTGAAGGACGCTCCGGGCGCCCAACCGCTCAAGGTCTCGGGCGGGCGGATCGAACTCGATGATGTGCATTTTGGCTACGACCCCGCGCGGCCCATCCTCAAGGGCGTGTCGGTGGTGGCGGAACCCGGGCAACAGGTCGCCATCGTCGGCTCGACCGGGTCGGGCAAATCTACCATCGGGCGGCTATTGTTCCGATTTTACGACGTGGGCGGCGGCGCATTGCGCATTGACGGGCAGGATGTGCGGGACGTGACCCAGGACAGCCTGCACGCCGCCATCGGCGTGGTGCCGCAGGACACGGTACTGTTCAACGACACGATCCGCTACAACATCGCCTATGGGCGCGACAACGCCAGCCATGCCGACATCGAAGCGGCGGCGCGGGCCGCGCAGATCCACGACTTTATCCAGGCGCTGCCCGAAGGCTATGACACGGCGGTGGGTGAACGCGGGCTGAAACTGTCAGGCGGTGAAAAGCAGCGTGTGGGCATTGCGCGGACCCTGCTGAAAAACCCGCCCATCCTGTTGCTGGACGAAGCGACCAGCGCGCTCGATACCGAAACCGAGCAGGAGATCAAGGACGCGCTGAACGCGGCGGGGCAGGGGCGCACTGTACTGACCATCGCGCACCGGCTCTCCACTATCGCCGAAGCCGACAGGATCATCGTGCTGGAACAGGGCCAGATTGTCGAAACAGGCACCCACGACGAATTGCTGGCCGCCGATGGGCGCTATGCCCAGCTGTGGCACCGTCAGCAGGCGGATGAGGCGCCCTAG